One Paenibacillus riograndensis SBR5 DNA segment encodes these proteins:
- a CDS encoding mannitol-1-phosphate 5-dehydrogenase: MKAVHFGAGNIGRGFIGLLLSQAGYEVCFVDVNEAFVSQLQERKEYPVTLASEGQETVIVKNVTALSSVTHAEEVAASIAEADLVTTAVGVTILKHIAGVVADGIRKRVAVSNAPLHVIACENAIGGSAQLKELVYAKLDGESRSKADVSVAFPNAAVDRIVPLQQHEDILKVVVEPFYEWVIDSSQMIPGYVPVAGVHYVDNLEPYIERKLFTVNTGHCSAAYLGYLRGYETIQQAMADEALTAQVREVLEETGAVLIQKHGFDKAQHSKYIDKILERFRNPALTDEVSRVGRSPLRKLSPNDRLVSPALQAYDRGLGYTALTRSMAGALLFDVKDDPEALELQAAIAELGAEAAVTKYTGIAADHTVHQSIMSEYAKLK; the protein is encoded by the coding sequence ATGAAGGCGGTCCATTTCGGTGCGGGCAATATCGGCAGAGGTTTTATCGGCTTGCTGCTGTCGCAGGCAGGGTATGAGGTATGCTTCGTTGATGTGAATGAGGCTTTTGTATCCCAGCTTCAGGAGCGGAAGGAATATCCGGTGACGTTGGCCAGCGAAGGGCAGGAAACCGTGATCGTCAAAAATGTGACTGCGCTGAGCAGCGTGACCCATGCAGAGGAAGTGGCGGCGTCCATTGCTGAAGCTGATCTGGTCACCACGGCTGTCGGAGTAACCATCCTTAAGCATATTGCCGGTGTGGTTGCAGATGGCATCCGCAAACGGGTGGCGGTCTCCAACGCTCCGCTGCATGTCATTGCCTGCGAAAATGCCATCGGCGGCAGCGCCCAGCTCAAAGAGCTGGTGTATGCCAAGCTGGACGGGGAGTCCCGCTCCAAAGCGGATGTCTCCGTTGCTTTTCCGAATGCGGCTGTGGACCGGATTGTGCCGCTGCAGCAGCATGAGGATATCCTGAAGGTAGTGGTGGAGCCATTCTATGAATGGGTTATTGATTCCTCGCAGATGATTCCCGGATATGTGCCTGTAGCGGGGGTTCATTATGTGGACAATCTTGAGCCATACATTGAGCGCAAACTGTTCACGGTGAACACGGGACACTGCTCGGCGGCCTATCTGGGCTACCTGCGGGGCTATGAGACGATCCAGCAGGCCATGGCCGATGAAGCTCTGACTGCACAGGTCCGTGAAGTGCTGGAGGAAACCGGTGCAGTGCTGATTCAGAAGCACGGCTTCGATAAGGCGCAGCACAGCAAGTATATCGACAAAATCCTGGAACGCTTCCGCAACCCGGCGCTGACGGATGAAGTGTCCCGTGTCGGCCGCTCGCCGCTGCGCAAGCTTTCTCCGAATGACCGCCTGGTCTCTCCGGCATTGCAAGCGTACGACAGAGGACTGGGCTATACAGCCCTGACCCGTTCCATGGCCGGAGCTTTGCTGTTTGATGTGAAGGATGACCCTGAAGCTCTTGAGCTTCAGGCTGCGATTGCAGAGCTAGGCGCCGAAGCCGCTGTAACAAAATACACAGGTATTGCTGCAGACCATACGGTGCACCAGTCCATAATGTCAGAGTATGCAAAATTGAAATAA
- a CDS encoding ABC transporter permease: MMTVKAQNAAAPLRVGWSRLRSLLRGGGKTPEGVDSRQDGREGGSGSAFWVMVQKEMGDHVRSWRFTILIGIIVLACIGSIYSSISSIKSGGKADQGPATFLFLKMFTLSSSTLSIPTFTTFLSWLGPLIGISLGFDAVNSERNKGTLGRLLSQPVYRDDFLKAKFTASLLLIAVVVFSLGLLVTGLGLLTIGYPPTPEEFWRILFFLIIATVYIGFWLNLSILFSIRFRQAATSALSGIAAWLFLTLFYSMIISLIDSATAVSQTATVGEQLRHVHFILALNRLSPTELFSETITTLLSPGIRSLGPLTMDQLVGAISSPLSLGQSLLLVWPQLTGLLAATALCFGLSYYLFMRQEVRSRN, encoded by the coding sequence ATGATGACCGTAAAAGCGCAAAACGCTGCGGCGCCGCTGCGTGTGGGCTGGTCCAGGCTGCGTTCCCTGCTGCGGGGAGGCGGCAAAACCCCCGAGGGGGTGGACAGCAGGCAGGATGGGCGGGAAGGAGGCAGCGGGTCAGCCTTCTGGGTCATGGTGCAAAAAGAAATGGGGGATCATGTCCGCAGCTGGCGGTTCACCATCCTGATCGGCATTATCGTACTGGCCTGCATCGGCTCGATTTATTCTTCCATCAGCTCCATCAAGAGCGGAGGGAAGGCGGATCAGGGGCCGGCAACCTTTTTATTTCTGAAAATGTTCACGCTGTCCAGCAGCACCCTGTCCATACCGACCTTCACCACCTTTTTATCCTGGCTGGGTCCGCTGATCGGCATCTCGCTGGGCTTCGACGCAGTGAATTCGGAGCGGAACAAAGGGACCCTGGGGCGTTTGCTCTCGCAGCCTGTTTACCGGGATGATTTTTTAAAAGCAAAATTCACCGCTTCACTGCTGCTGATAGCCGTCGTGGTGTTTTCTCTGGGGCTGCTGGTTACAGGGCTTGGCCTGCTTACTATTGGCTATCCGCCGACTCCGGAGGAGTTCTGGCGCATCCTGTTTTTTCTGATCATCGCCACCGTCTATATCGGCTTCTGGCTGAATTTGTCCATTCTGTTCTCGATCCGGTTCCGCCAGGCGGCCACCTCCGCTTTGTCGGGTATCGCTGCCTGGCTGTTTCTGACGCTGTTCTACAGCATGATCATCAGCCTGATCGACAGTGCCACCGCCGTCTCCCAGACGGCCACGGTGGGCGAGCAGCTCCGCCATGTCCATTTCATTCTTGCCCTGAACCGGCTTTCGCCGACCGAGCTGTTCTCCGAGACCATCACCACGCTGCTCTCACCGGGAATTCGTTCCTTGGGTCCGCTGACGATGGACCAGCTGGTGGGCGCGATCTCAAGCCCGTTATCCCTGGGGCAGAGCCTGCTGCTGGTCTGGCCGCAGCTGACCGGACTGCTTGCCGCAACTGCACTCTGTTTCGGCTTGTCCTATTACTTGTTCATGCGCCAGGAGGTGCGTTCGCGAAACTGA
- a CDS encoding BglG family transcription antiterminator, translating into MMKKITARQRQILWILLGVKEEITAAEIAESTGVSVRTVHREMEDIERLLGDFRLDLIRKSGKGIALSGSEAALAELRLFLREEKPAEYSGEDRKIYELCTLLEAEEPVKLFTLAHSLKVTVATISYDLDELEPWVRKFGLELVRRRGYGVEITGQEADKRRAICRLAAEYLDLSDLVGHTPRTESNPVFRLLLTTVGKVSLMTVESILWDMEWKWTAELPEIVYMEMLLGLAVTTRRIEIGRGINSSEEAGFSRVSDHRSIAGAEQFAKRLEAALGQEFARAEILYMAGLFDRVQESFSSSGVAYGDMELMEIVYRLTESVAKRTGLPFERDRSLREGLLEHMDPALKRIREGTRIRNPLLGPIRKDYDYLFTIVRAAAQDIQLELTIPDEEIGFLVMHFGASMERLNQLKRSVRAILVCASGLSSSRLLATRLAKEMPQIEVLGNISWYEAARLPGTDYDLIISTIDLPIDKERYIKISPLLTGEEIEKLLKYIQNITLKNREPASPGESDQPVREEAALGRLKSYKGILDETVSLLERFRFHPLDNTGLSLSRTLAGTLELLNGSGVVGDAGIVLERLLERERMASQVIPDTGLALFHTRSSHVHMSSLTLYRLSQPVLLEGGTEVRVILLMLAPRRLSRESLEVLSEISALLLNSELVKLLEERTEPEIRQYLSSELLHFFENKM; encoded by the coding sequence ATGATGAAAAAAATTACCGCAAGACAGCGCCAGATTCTATGGATTCTCTTGGGTGTGAAAGAAGAGATCACTGCTGCAGAAATCGCCGAGTCGACCGGGGTAAGCGTGCGGACGGTTCACCGGGAGATGGAGGATATTGAGCGGCTTCTGGGGGATTTCAGGCTCGATCTGATCAGGAAATCAGGAAAAGGCATCGCTTTGAGCGGATCTGAGGCCGCTCTTGCGGAGCTGCGTCTGTTTTTGCGGGAAGAAAAGCCTGCGGAATACTCCGGGGAGGACCGCAAAATCTATGAGCTTTGCACGCTGCTGGAAGCCGAAGAACCGGTGAAGCTGTTCACGCTGGCCCATTCGCTCAAGGTAACGGTGGCGACGATCAGCTATGACCTGGATGAGCTGGAGCCGTGGGTCCGCAAATTCGGTCTGGAGCTGGTCCGAAGGCGGGGGTACGGTGTTGAGATTACGGGTCAGGAAGCCGACAAGCGCCGGGCCATCTGCAGGCTGGCTGCTGAGTATCTGGACCTGTCCGATCTGGTAGGACATACGCCGCGGACCGAGAGCAACCCGGTTTTCCGCCTTTTGCTGACTACCGTAGGCAAAGTAAGTCTGATGACTGTGGAGAGCATACTGTGGGACATGGAATGGAAGTGGACTGCGGAGCTTCCCGAAATCGTCTACATGGAAATGCTGCTGGGTCTGGCTGTGACCACCCGGCGGATCGAGATCGGCCGGGGGATTAACAGCAGCGAAGAAGCCGGATTCTCCCGGGTATCCGATCACCGCAGCATTGCCGGTGCGGAGCAGTTCGCGAAGCGGCTGGAAGCGGCACTCGGACAGGAGTTTGCCCGCGCGGAGATTCTCTACATGGCCGGATTGTTCGACCGGGTACAGGAGTCGTTCTCCTCAAGCGGCGTCGCTTACGGCGATATGGAGCTGATGGAGATTGTATACAGGCTGACAGAGAGCGTGGCGAAGCGCACGGGGCTGCCTTTTGAGCGGGACCGTTCGCTGCGGGAAGGCTTGCTGGAGCATATGGACCCGGCGCTGAAGCGGATCCGGGAAGGCACGCGTATCCGTAATCCGCTGCTTGGGCCCATCCGCAAGGACTATGATTATTTATTCACTATTGTCCGTGCGGCTGCCCAGGATATCCAGCTGGAGCTGACGATTCCGGACGAAGAGATCGGTTTTCTGGTCATGCATTTTGGCGCATCCATGGAGAGGCTGAACCAGCTGAAGCGCAGTGTCCGGGCAATTCTGGTCTGTGCCAGCGGCCTCAGCTCCTCCAGGCTGCTCGCCACAAGGCTGGCCAAGGAGATGCCGCAGATTGAGGTGCTTGGCAACATCTCCTGGTATGAGGCCGCGCGTCTGCCCGGTACGGATTATGATCTGATTATTTCTACGATTGACCTGCCGATCGACAAGGAACGCTATATCAAAATCAGCCCCCTGCTTACAGGGGAAGAGATAGAGAAGCTGCTGAAGTATATCCAAAATATCACGCTGAAGAACCGGGAGCCGGCTTCACCCGGCGAGTCTGATCAGCCGGTCCGTGAGGAAGCTGCGCTGGGCCGGCTGAAAAGCTACAAGGGAATTCTGGATGAGACAGTCAGCCTGCTGGAGCGTTTCCGCTTCCACCCGCTGGACAACACCGGCTTGTCCTTATCCCGTACGCTGGCCGGAACGCTGGAGCTTTTGAATGGCAGCGGTGTGGTCGGTGACGCCGGTATCGTGCTGGAGCGCCTGCTGGAGCGGGAGCGAATGGCCAGCCAGGTGATTCCGGATACAGGGCTTGCGCTGTTCCATACCCGGAGCAGCCATGTCCATATGTCCTCCTTGACACTGTACCGGCTGAGTCAGCCGGTGCTATTGGAGGGCGGAACCGAGGTCCGCGTTATTTTGCTGATGCTGGCTCCGCGCAGGCTGTCCAGGGAGAGTCTGGAGGTGCTCAGCGAGATCAGCGCCCTGCTGCTGAATTCGGAGCTGGTCAAACTGCTGGAGGAACGGACTGAGCCCGAGATCAGGCAGTATTTATCGTCGGAGCTGCTTCATTTTTTTGAAAATAAAATGTGA
- a CDS encoding COG1470 family protein, with the protein MLKRCGKPLAALLILLLSGLVWSSNAGLPKAAAAGTVELYTPYVELSAAPGESVSYPVDVINHGTATQKVGLSFDAGGNFWKYELTAGGRQVQQLAVKGGDTQSVNLQLEVPLKINKGSYTFAVNAPGQDSLTLKVNVSEQGTFKTELAVDQSNMEGHSDTTFTYSAVLRNHTAQKQSYALAAQAADGWDVRIKADGNSVTSVALEAGAEKNISIEAKPPEQVKAGTYKIPVTATSGSTSTQAELEAVVTGTYGIQLSTSDNLLSTDVKAGGERRINLVITNTGSAPLEDVSLTSQGTPTGWEVSFDPSTVRTIAPGETATTQAIIKSSGNSLPGDYVVTLSAASAAKSATADMRVTVKTSVFWGWIGVLIIAAVIGGIYYLFRKFGRR; encoded by the coding sequence ATGTTAAAACGATGCGGTAAACCGCTGGCGGCACTGCTGATCCTGCTGCTGTCCGGCCTGGTCTGGAGTTCAAATGCAGGGCTGCCCAAAGCGGCGGCTGCGGGAACGGTGGAGCTGTATACACCCTATGTTGAGCTGTCTGCCGCTCCGGGTGAATCTGTGTCCTATCCGGTGGATGTAATCAACCACGGCACGGCTACCCAGAAGGTGGGGCTGTCCTTTGACGCAGGGGGGAACTTTTGGAAGTATGAGCTGACGGCAGGCGGGCGGCAGGTTCAGCAGCTCGCTGTCAAGGGCGGGGATACACAGAGCGTGAACCTGCAGCTTGAGGTGCCGCTGAAGATCAACAAGGGAAGCTATACCTTTGCTGTAAATGCTCCGGGGCAGGATTCTTTGACGCTTAAGGTCAATGTATCGGAGCAGGGAACCTTCAAAACCGAGCTGGCCGTCGATCAGTCCAATATGGAAGGCCATTCCGATACCACCTTCACATACAGTGCGGTGCTGCGGAATCATACCGCACAGAAGCAGTCCTACGCGCTTGCCGCCCAGGCTGCGGACGGATGGGATGTGCGGATTAAGGCGGACGGCAACAGCGTGACTTCTGTTGCACTGGAGGCCGGAGCAGAGAAGAACATCAGTATCGAAGCCAAGCCGCCGGAACAGGTGAAGGCGGGCACCTACAAAATCCCGGTAACGGCGACAAGCGGATCGACGAGTACCCAGGCTGAGCTGGAAGCGGTAGTCACCGGGACCTATGGGATTCAGCTCAGCACCTCCGACAATCTGCTGAGCACAGATGTAAAAGCCGGCGGGGAACGGCGGATTAATCTGGTCATTACGAACACGGGCAGCGCTCCGCTTGAGGATGTATCCCTGACTTCACAGGGCACACCTACAGGCTGGGAGGTTTCCTTCGATCCTTCCACCGTCCGCACGATTGCGCCGGGAGAGACGGCCACCACCCAGGCCATTATTAAATCCAGCGGCAATTCGCTGCCGGGGGATTATGTGGTTACGCTCAGCGCCGCTTCCGCAGCCAAATCAGCCACGGCCGATATGCGGGTTACCGTAAAGACCTCCGTATTCTGGGGCTGGATTGGCGTGTTGATCATTGCCGCTGTCATTGGCGGAATCTATTACCTGTTCCGCAAATTCGGAAGACGGTGA
- a CDS encoding PTS mannitol transporter subunit IICB produces MATTATTQTSSGGVRVKVQQFGRMLSGMVMPNIGAFIAWGLITALFIPTGWLPNKDLAMLVDPMIKFLLPLLIGYTGGQMINGKRGGVIGAIATMGVIVGADIPMFLGAMIVGPLAGWVLRLFDRAVEGKIKAGFEMLVNNFSLGIIGGILTLGAYKGIGPLVQGLTNILSNGVEFLVNHNLLPLVNIIIEPAKVLFLNNAINHGILSPIAAEESARIGKSILFMLESNPGPGLGILLAYWLVGKGSAKSSAPGAVIIHFLGGIHEIYFPYILMNPRLILAVIGGGVSGTFTFQLLGAGLTSSPSPGSIFAYLAMTPKGGYGPMFAGVIVATVVSFLLAALLLKTSSKNNEDDVDLEEASAKMREMKAAGTAANPSAAATTANVITPNVTANVRNKADVNKIVFACDAGMGSSAMGASVLRKKLQNAGVNITVVNSAVSEIPADADIVVTQKTLTDRAIASNPNAEHISIDNFLKSPKYDELVERLK; encoded by the coding sequence ATGGCCACAACAGCAACAACGCAAACTTCATCCGGTGGTGTAAGGGTGAAGGTTCAACAATTCGGCCGCATGCTCAGCGGTATGGTTATGCCGAACATCGGCGCTTTTATCGCCTGGGGGTTAATTACGGCTTTATTTATTCCGACCGGCTGGTTACCCAATAAAGATCTGGCAATGCTGGTTGACCCAATGATCAAGTTCCTGCTGCCGCTGCTTATCGGTTATACAGGCGGGCAGATGATCAACGGGAAGCGCGGCGGTGTCATCGGTGCGATTGCGACCATGGGGGTTATCGTCGGGGCAGACATTCCAATGTTCCTTGGAGCCATGATTGTCGGGCCTTTGGCGGGCTGGGTGCTGAGACTCTTCGACCGTGCGGTTGAAGGGAAAATCAAGGCAGGCTTTGAAATGCTGGTCAACAACTTCTCGCTCGGGATTATCGGCGGTATTTTGACGCTGGGAGCCTACAAAGGGATCGGGCCGCTGGTTCAGGGGCTGACCAATATTTTGTCTAACGGTGTTGAATTTCTTGTCAATCATAACCTGCTGCCGCTGGTTAACATCATTATCGAGCCGGCAAAGGTATTGTTCCTGAACAATGCGATCAACCACGGAATTCTGAGTCCCATTGCTGCTGAAGAATCGGCGCGGATCGGGAAATCTATCCTGTTCATGCTGGAATCCAACCCGGGTCCAGGTCTTGGTATCCTGCTTGCTTACTGGCTGGTTGGCAAAGGTTCGGCCAAATCCTCCGCACCTGGTGCGGTGATCATTCACTTCCTGGGGGGTATCCATGAAATTTACTTCCCGTATATCCTGATGAATCCGCGTCTGATTCTGGCAGTCATCGGCGGCGGTGTAAGCGGTACATTTACCTTCCAGCTTCTTGGAGCGGGACTCACTTCTTCGCCATCTCCGGGCAGTATCTTCGCTTACCTTGCCATGACGCCTAAGGGCGGTTATGGACCGATGTTCGCCGGTGTTATTGTAGCAACCGTTGTTTCCTTCCTGCTCGCTGCGCTTCTGCTTAAGACCAGCAGCAAGAACAACGAGGATGATGTGGATCTGGAAGAAGCCTCTGCAAAAATGCGTGAAATGAAAGCTGCCGGCACTGCGGCTAACCCATCAGCAGCTGCAACTACAGCAAATGTAATCACTCCTAATGTAACGGCCAACGTACGCAACAAAGCAGATGTCAACAAGATCGTCTTTGCTTGTGACGCAGGTATGGGCTCCAGTGCAATGGGCGCTTCCGTTCTGCGGAAGAAGCTGCAGAATGCAGGCGTCAACATCACGGTTGTGAACTCTGCGGTCAGTGAAATCCCTGCGGATGCTGATATTGTAGTCACCCAGAAAACACTGACGGACCGGGCGATTGCCAGCAATCCGAACGCAGAGCATATCTCGATAGACAATTTCCTGAAGAGCCCGAAATATGACGAGCTGGTGGAACGTTTGAAGTAA
- a CDS encoding RNA polymerase sigma factor — protein MDPHNEAMAAALAKMCEGSTAAFDEFYGCYAPFVMQIAYRQTQDWMEAEDICHDIFLEVLRKGRAYDASRGTVKAWLAVMTRSRCIDRLRRKARTEPLANPETQLRNQDGPQEDAAVRKLQCEALGDALQSLPANQKKAILGSYYAAHTHQELADSWSVPLGTVKSWIKYGVANMRRQFIKQGWIEQPEGDISHEPLQKRKS, from the coding sequence ATGGACCCCCACAACGAGGCGATGGCCGCGGCGCTGGCGAAAATGTGCGAAGGCTCCACAGCCGCGTTTGACGAATTTTATGGCTGCTATGCGCCTTTCGTCATGCAGATCGCCTACCGGCAGACACAGGATTGGATGGAGGCGGAGGATATCTGCCATGACATTTTTCTGGAGGTGCTGCGGAAAGGCAGAGCCTACGACGCTTCACGCGGCACGGTCAAAGCTTGGCTGGCGGTGATGACGCGCAGCCGCTGCATCGACAGGCTGCGGCGCAAGGCCCGCACCGAACCGCTTGCCAATCCCGAGACTCAGCTCAGGAATCAAGACGGGCCGCAGGAAGATGCCGCGGTGCGCAAGCTGCAATGCGAAGCGCTGGGTGATGCGCTGCAATCCCTTCCGGCCAACCAGAAGAAAGCAATTCTCGGCTCCTATTATGCCGCCCACACGCATCAGGAGCTTGCAGATTCCTGGAGTGTTCCGCTGGGCACGGTGAAATCATGGATTAAATACGGTGTTGCCAATATGCGCAGGCAATTCATCAAGCAAGGCTGGATCGAGCAGCCGGAAGGAGACATCTCCCATGAACCGTTACAAAAACGAAAATCCTGA
- a CDS encoding ABC transporter ATP-binding protein encodes MDTNIEQRLTSGAVSRDNYSVNNEENSFVIELNGLTKQYGTFTAVDGLSLAIRKGEVFGLLGPNGAGKTTTILMMLGLTERTSGSALICGYDPARYALQVKRRVGYMPDDIGFYEDRTGLDNLIYTARLNGIEAEEAERSAKRLLEKVGLSGSARAKVGTYSRGMRQRLGLADVLIKNPEVIILDEPTLGIDPEGVRELLVLISDLSRNEGITVLLSSHQLQQVQQICDRVGLFVKGRLIACGDIATLSRELNQELRFEVELVVQPWSAELAGRLQAIEGVQRMETEDWKGENAPPGSVLATLTCDRNLTSAIAAQVIQSGAELYFITRKEFGLDEIYHRYFERKEEG; translated from the coding sequence ATGGATACAAATATCGAGCAGCGCTTAACATCGGGAGCGGTAAGTAGAGACAATTATTCTGTTAACAACGAAGAAAATTCATTTGTTATTGAATTAAACGGTCTGACCAAACAGTATGGCACCTTTACTGCTGTGGACGGCCTTAGCCTTGCGATCCGCAAAGGGGAGGTTTTCGGGCTGCTGGGCCCAAACGGTGCCGGCAAAACAACAACGATACTAATGATGCTCGGCCTGACGGAGCGCACCTCCGGCAGTGCGCTGATCTGCGGGTATGATCCAGCGCGGTATGCGCTGCAGGTTAAGCGCCGGGTGGGTTACATGCCTGATGATATCGGGTTCTACGAAGACCGTACCGGGCTGGATAATTTGATCTATACGGCCCGGCTTAACGGGATTGAAGCGGAGGAAGCAGAGCGGAGCGCGAAGCGGCTGCTGGAAAAGGTCGGGCTGTCCGGCAGCGCACGGGCCAAAGTAGGCACCTATTCCCGCGGGATGCGGCAGCGGCTCGGCCTGGCCGATGTGCTGATCAAGAATCCCGAGGTCATTATTCTGGATGAGCCGACGCTCGGCATCGACCCGGAAGGGGTGAGGGAGCTGCTGGTGCTGATTTCGGATCTGAGCCGGAATGAAGGCATCACCGTGCTGCTATCCTCCCATCAGTTGCAGCAGGTGCAGCAAATCTGTGACCGGGTGGGACTGTTTGTTAAAGGCCGGCTCATCGCCTGCGGGGATATCGCCACGTTGTCCAGGGAGCTTAATCAGGAGCTGCGCTTCGAGGTGGAGCTGGTTGTTCAGCCCTGGAGTGCGGAGCTGGCCGGAAGACTGCAGGCGATCGAAGGCGTGCAGAGGATGGAAACAGAGGATTGGAAGGGGGAGAATGCACCGCCGGGCAGCGTGCTGGCCACCTTGACCTGCGACCGGAACTTGACCTCTGCCATCGCCGCTCAGGTCATACAGAGCGGTGCGGAGCTGTATTTCATCACCCGCAAGGAATTTGGGCTGGATGAGATCTATCATCGTTACTTTGAAAGGAAGGAGGAAGGATGA
- a CDS encoding PTS sugar transporter subunit IIA produces the protein MSILSENKVIMNGAAKDKYEAITMAGKLLVDAGHVTEEYVPKMLEREEVVSTYMGGGLAIPHGTKEARPFIKSTGLSVIRFPDGVDFGGDEPAFVVIGIAAAGDGHMEVLTNVAMIFTEDDAIERVMNAPTPADVIAIFEGGLE, from the coding sequence ATGAGTATACTGTCTGAAAATAAAGTGATTATGAACGGTGCCGCCAAAGATAAATACGAAGCGATCACTATGGCTGGAAAGCTGCTTGTCGATGCCGGACATGTAACAGAGGAATATGTGCCCAAAATGCTGGAGCGCGAAGAGGTGGTGTCGACCTATATGGGCGGAGGGCTGGCGATACCCCATGGCACCAAGGAAGCCAGACCTTTTATCAAATCCACCGGGCTGTCGGTTATCCGTTTTCCGGACGGTGTGGATTTTGGCGGGGATGAGCCGGCTTTTGTGGTCATTGGCATTGCAGCCGCCGGAGACGGGCATATGGAAGTGCTGACGAATGTGGCGATGATTTTTACGGAAGACGATGCGATTGAACGGGTGATGAATGCCCCTACCCCGGCCGATGTCATTGCAATCTTTGAAGGAGGACTGGAGTAA
- a CDS encoding anti-sigma factor has translation MNRYKNENPEPSYSGRGSRVPFRHYSEEEWIDWIGNDIQGDKRAEMGRHLEDCQACRELYDTWLPLLAQPAPEPEPARRADGYNASGGGYIGGSSGQQSPLYPSSAVRRRLRRRVRWTGWRRRIAGLRPAYRRGAAALALCGAVGIMLLGLFGTEQDGRSERNRYVSSYEPQAMAVLNRPETVAYPLDWSRKDQFSGNVWYNGSSQELFVLIEDVALSDGLSIQAWAVKNGNRNTLGLIQIEDAKGHLYVKGSQLREADNIALTVEPTGGSLSPTSPDAAWVHLLKR, from the coding sequence ATGAACCGTTACAAAAACGAAAATCCTGAACCTTCGTACAGCGGCAGGGGCTCCCGTGTCCCCTTCCGCCATTACAGCGAGGAGGAATGGATCGATTGGATCGGCAATGACATACAGGGTGACAAACGCGCCGAGATGGGCCGCCATCTGGAAGACTGCCAGGCCTGCCGTGAGCTTTATGACACCTGGCTGCCGCTCCTGGCACAACCGGCCCCGGAACCGGAACCGGCAAGACGCGCGGACGGATACAACGCTTCAGGAGGCGGGTATATCGGCGGCTCATCAGGGCAGCAGTCCCCCCTCTACCCGTCAAGTGCAGTGCGGCGGAGGTTAAGACGCCGCGTCCGCTGGACGGGATGGCGGCGCAGAATAGCAGGCCTGCGTCCGGCCTACCGGCGCGGGGCGGCGGCACTCGCCTTGTGCGGCGCAGTGGGCATCATGCTGCTCGGCCTGTTTGGGACGGAGCAGGACGGGCGCTCGGAGCGCAACCGCTATGTGAGCAGCTATGAGCCCCAGGCTATGGCGGTGCTGAACAGGCCGGAGACGGTTGCCTATCCGCTGGACTGGAGCCGGAAGGACCAGTTCTCCGGGAATGTCTGGTACAACGGCAGCTCCCAGGAACTGTTCGTGCTGATCGAGGATGTCGCGCTCAGCGACGGCCTGTCAATCCAGGCCTGGGCTGTTAAGAACGGCAATCGGAATACGCTGGGACTGATTCAGATTGAAGATGCCAAGGGCCATCTGTATGTAAAAGGCAGCCAGCTGCGAGAAGCGGACAACATCGCGCTGACGGTCGAGCCGACAGGCGGCAGCCTTAGCCCCACTTCACCGGATGCCGCTTGGGTGCATCTGCTTAAGCGATAA